The DNA window ATGAAAAAAATGTTACTACTATTATTAGGGATATCAATGATAGCTTTTGGGAAAGAGAAATCAGATATAAAAATTGGAGTTACTCAAATTATGGAGCATCAATCTTTAGATTCAGCTAGAAAAGGCTTTATAAAGGCATTGGAAAAAGAGGGATATGGTGAGAAAAATATAGAGTATCAAAATGCACAAGGAGATTTTGGAACAGCACAGATAATAGCAAACTCTTTTAAAAATGATAATAAAGATCTTATACTAGCAATATCAACACCAAGTGCTCAAGCAGCATACAATGCAACTAAAGAGATACCAATTATTATAACAGCTGTAACAGATGCAAAGAGTTCAGGGCTTGTAGGAGAGAATATCACAGGAACAAGTGATGCAGCTCCAATATATAAACAATTGGAAGTGGCTAAAAAACTTCTTCCACAAATAAAAAAAGTTGGAGTTATCTATAATACAAGTGAACAAAACTCTCAAATACAAGTGGAACAAGTGAAAGAGGAAGGTAAAAAATTAGGATTAGAAGTTGTAGAAGCAGGAATTACAAATGTTACAGATATGGCAATAGGGCTTGATACACTTCTACCAAAGGTTGATATATTATACACTCCAACAGATAATTTAGTTGTATCAGCAACACCGTTAGTTCTTGAGAAAGCTAACAAAGCAGGAAAACCAGTTATAGGATCAGTTGAAGATCAAGTTGCTCAAGGGGCATTAGTAACACAAGGAATAGATTATGAAAAACTTGGATATCAAACAGGAGAGATTGCTATAAGAGTTTTAAATGGAGAGAAACCAAATTCAATAGCAATTGAAACTTTAAAAGAAACAACATTGATTATAAATAAAAAAGCAGCAGAAAAATATAATATTAATATGTCAAATGAAATCTTAAAGGATGCAAAGGTATATTAATAGAGAAGAAATGAGGAGAGGGATATGTTATTAGGAACATTAGAACAGAGTTTTATATTTGCAATAATGGTATTAGGAGTATATTTATCATATAAGATATTAGATTTTCCAGATATGACTGTAGATGGTAGCTTTCCATTGGGAGGAGCAGTAGCTTCAGCAATATTGATAAAAGGGGGAAACCCAATATTAGCTTTAGTAGTAGCAACTATATGTGGGGCTCTAGCAGGACTAATTACAGGAATGATTCACGTTAAATTAAAAGTTACAAATCTATTAGCAGGAATCATTGTAATGACTGGATTATATAGTGTAAATTTAAGAATTATGGGAAAATCAAATATACCACTATTTTCAGTAAAACATCTGTTCAATGGAAACATGATCCCAATAGTTACTTTAGTTATTCTTCTTATCCTAGCTAAAATAACAATTGACTATCTTTTAAAAACAAAGTTTGGTTTTGCATTAAAAGCTTTAGGAGATAATGAGACTTTAGTAATATCTCTAGGAATAGATGAAAAAAAATTGAAAATATATGGATTGATGATAGCAAATAGCTTTGTAGCACTATCAGGAGCTATATTAGCACAATATCAAGGGTTTGCCGATGTTGGAATGGGAACAGGAACTATTATTACTGGGTTAGCTTCAATAATAATAGGAGAGGCAATATTTAAGAAAAGATCATTTATCAGTATGTCAATAACAGTTATTTTAGGAACTATTATTTATAGAACAATAATTGCAATGTCTTTAAAATTAGGTATGAATGCAAGTGATTTGAAACTTATTACATCAATTTTAGTTGTTGGAATTATATTCTTAAAACAGAAGAAAAGTTTATTAGGAAGAGGAGGAAAAAAATATGCTTAGAATAGATAATATAACAAAGAGCTTTGAAAATGAATTAGGAGAGGTAAAAAACGTTTTTAATGGATTAAACTTAAATATAGAACAGGGAGATTTTATCTCTATAATTGGAAGTAATGGAGCTGGAAAATCAACTCTTCTTGATACAATAACAGGTAATATAACCCCAGATAGTGGAAAAATAAATATTGATGGGAAGGATATTACAGATATGCCAAAACATAAGAGAGGGAGCTTTATATCTAAAGTATATCAAAATCCTTCAGTGGGAACAGCTCCTTCAATGACAGTATTTGAAAATCTTTCTATGGCAGATAATAAGGGTAAAACTTTTGGTTTCTCTCTAGGATTAAATAAAAAAAGAAAAGAGTATTACAGATCTCTTTTAAAAGAACTAGGTTTAGGAATAGAAAATCAAATGGATACTGAGGTAAAATCTCTTTCTGGAGGGCAAAGACAATGTTTAGCTTTAATAATGGCTACTTTAAATAAACCAAAAGTACTACTATTAGATGAACATACAGCAGCTTTAGATCCTAAAACATCTAAGATAATTATGAATAAGACTAGAGAGATTGTAGAAAAAAATAGAATTTCAACTCTTATGATAACTCATAACCTTCAAGATGCTATAAATTATGGAAATAGATTGATAATGTTACATAATGGAGAGATCTTATTAGATGTAAAGGGAGAGGAGAAAAGAGAGCTTACACCAGAAAAACTTTTAAAAGTATTTAATAGAGAGGAGATAAAAATAAAAGATAGTGAGTTATTCTCTGCATAATAAAATAATAGTTTAGTTCTTTACTCCTTTGTGTTATAATATAAAAACATACTGTTTTGCAAAGGGGAGCAAAGGGACATGAAAAAGATTAGAGTGACAGTACCAGAAGATATTTGGCGTCTTATGAAAAATGATGTTGAAGAATTTGGAATAAATAATAATAAACTTTGCAACTATATCCTTGAAAGATTTAAATATAATAAAAAAATGGATGCAGAAAAATTGTTGGAAACTCAAGGGAGACCAGTAAAAAAGATTATACAATTTGATTTGAATGTTTCTAATAGAGAGATATATTATGATGTTTTAAAGGCTAATGAGGTAGATGTAGAAGCAGAGTATTTTAGAGAGTTATTTGAGCTGTATACTTCAAAATTTAAATATCAGAGAGAACTTTTTATTTTTGAAGATAGAGTGAAGATGATTTTAGAGGGAATAAAAGAGAAAAAGAAGATAAAAATAAAATATCTGAGCAGAGTTTTTAATGTTGAACCTTATTTTATAAAAAGAGAGGAGAGAGGGGATGAAAACTTTCTTTTCTGTTATGATGAGGAGAAGAAAAACTATGCTAACTTTAAATTGAAAGAGCTTGAGATAATTTCTATCCTTGATGAAAAGATAAAAGGTAAGGATAAGAAATTTATTGAAAATATGCGTAAGAATTTTGACCCATTTTTTGGTAATGGAAATATAGTTAAAGTTAGACTTACAGAAGAGGGAGAGAGTCTTTTGAAAAGTTTTACTAACTATCGTCCAAAGTTGTTAAAAAAAGAGGGACATATCTATTTCTTTGAAGTAGCTAATGAAAATGCCAAAATCTATTTTAGACAATTTTCTAAAGAGGCAGAGATATTAGAGCCTAAAAAACTTCGTGAAGAGATAAGAGCTGAGTATCTTGAGATATTAGAGTTATATAAAGATTAATATTGCAGAGACTAAGAGTAGAAAAATCTATTTTTAGTCTTTTTTGATTATATTAATATTATTGAATAAATGAGCATTTATAAAAATTTATTATAGATATATTTTAAACTTCAAACCTTTTCTATTGACAAATTTATATTTATTGAATATAATGATTGTATAAAAGATAAGGAGGTGCCAAAATGTTACCATTAGCTTTTGCAGAACTAAATAAAGAAGTTACTATAAAAGATATAAGAGGAACAGGTTGTTGTAAGGGGCAATTGTTGGAAAAGGGCTTTTGTATAGGTAAAAAGCTTTGTGTATTAAAAGATGGAAATGGTGGAGTTGTTGTTAAGATGAACAACTGTAAGTATGCTTTGAATTTTGGTTTGGCATCTAAGATAATAGTTGATATATAAAAATTAATATATTTGTACTAAGCAGCCTTTTGGCTGCTATTATTTGGAAATTATATTTTGAAAAGCAAAAGATATGTCTTTTTAATTGTATGGAGGTATAACATATGAAACTATGTGATTTAAAGAATGGAGAGAGAGCAAAAATAGTTAAAATTGGGAGAATAGGGGAACTGAAAAAAAGATTGGTAGATATGGGAGTAACTGCTGGAGAGATTATTAAATTAGAGAGAAATGCACCTTTAGGAGATCCACAAGAGTATATAGTAAAAGCTACAGGAATAGCAATAAGAAAAGAAGATGCTAAAAATATTGAAGTTGAGAAAATAGAAGGGTAGGGAGAAAGAGAAATGATAAAAATAGCATTTGCAGGGAACCCAAATGTTGGAAAATCTGCTTTAATTAATGCAATTGCAGGATCAAAATTAAAAGTTGGAAACTGGCCTGGGGTAACAGTTGAAAAGAAAGAGGCAGTTTTTATTCACAAAGGTGAAGAGATAAAATTAGTGGATCTGCCAGGGGTATACAGTCTTAGTCCATATACTTTAGAGGAAAAGATAACTAGAGATTTTATCTTAGAAGAAAATCCAGATGTTGTAGTAAATGTTATAGACTCTACAAACCTTGAGAGAAATCTATATCTTACATTCCTATTAAAAGAGTTAGAAAAGCCAATGATAATGGCACTAAACTTTTATGATGAATTTGCAAAATTAAAATATAAATTAAATATGAAAGAGTTTCAAGATATGATTGAGATTCCAGCAATCCCAGTATCAGCATTAAAGGGAACTGGAATAGAAGAACTTTTAGACTCAATTATAACTATGTCTAAAAACAAAGAGAAGGGTAAAAAATATTCACTACCTTTTGATAAAAATATTTTATCTATAATACATGAGGTAGAATACAAGATTTTAACTAATGAAAAACTTTTACCAGCAACTAAAGAGTACTCTAAAGAGTTTTTAGCAATTAAATTTTTAGAGAGAGATAGTCACATAATTGAAAAGATAAAAAACAAGTATGGAGTAGATGTTACAAATCTATTTAATGAAGAGATTGAAAAATTAGAAAATAAATATGATAATGATAGTGAAACAATACTTGCAGAGGGAAGATATGGAACAGTAAATGGAATTCTTGCTAGAACTTTCACTACTTCAATAAAATCAAGATTAGATTTTACAGATAAAGTAGATAAGATTCTTTTAAATAGAGTTCTAGGATTACCACTATTCTTCTTAATAATGGCAGGGGTAATGGCATTTGTATTTAATGGAAGTGCTCCATTTATAGATTGGGTAGATGGGTTCTTTGCTGATTTTGTAGGTAAATATGTAGGTATGCTTGTAGAGGGAACTCCAGATTGGTTAAGTTCATTGATAATAGATGGAATAGTAGGAGGAGTAGGAGGAGTTCTTACTTTCGTCCCTGTTATGGTATTCCTATATTTCTTCTTAGCTATTTTAGAAGAAAGTGGATATATGTCTAGGGTAGCATTTTTAATGGATAAGATAATGAGAAAATTGGGACTTAATGGTAAATCGTTTGTTCCAATGGTAGTTGGATTTGGATGTACAGTTCCAGCTATCTATGCAACAAGAACATTAGAAGATGAAAGCTCAAGAAAATTAACAGCAGCTATGTCTCCATTTATGTCATGTGGAGCTAGATTACCAGTGTATGGATTATTTACAGCAGCATTCTTTGGAGCTAAAGCTGGATTAGTAGTTGTTTCAATATATATATTTGGAATAGTTGTAGCTATATTAGTAGGACTTGGATTAAAAAATATAAAAGGATTTAAATCTGAAAATAAAGCTTTATTAATAGAGTTACCGCCATATAGAATCCCAAGTTTAAAAGTAATTTTAAACTCAACTTGGTTAAGAGTATTTGATTATATTAAGAGAGCAGGAACTGTAATTTTAGGAATAATGATGATATTATGGGCTCTTACATATTTCCCTAATAATGGAGATTCAAACTCATCATATATAGCTAAATTTGGGCATACATTTGCACCTATTATGAAACCAACAGGATTTGGAGATAGATGGGAAACTGTAGCAGCAATTCCACCAAGTATAGCAGCTAAAGAGGTAGTTGTAGGATTCTTAGCTCAAGCTCTTCCATTAGCTGAAGAGGCTGAGGCAGAAGAGGAAGTAGCAGAAACTACTTTTGGTGAAGATTTAATGGAACAAGTAAAAGGATTTGGAGGAGCTGTAAAAGATTCAGTAGTAGGAATGTTAAGTCTTGATGTAGAGGGATTATTTACTACTCCAGATGCAGAGGAGATTGAAGAAGAGGGAAGAGGAATAGTACAGGCTACAGCTAATCTATGGCCAAATGATGATTTAGCACCATTGAGAGCATATTCATTTATGGTATTTATACTATTAGTAGTGCCATGTGTTGCAACATTAGGAGCTATAAAACATGAATTTGGATGGAGATATTTAGGATTTGTAGTAAGTATAATGCTAGTAGTACCATATGTAGCATCTACTTTAGTATTCCAAATTGGAAAATTGTTCTTTTAAGTAAGGATTGTTTTGTTTTCTATTTGAAGGAGATGATAGTATGAAAACAATTATTTTAATAGCGATAGTAGCAGTTATAGCATTCTTTGCTTTAAGAAGTGTGTATAGAATGTTGACAGCTAAAGAGGGTGGATGTAGTTGTAGCTGTGGAAGTTGTAAAGCTTCTGGCAAATGTCCAACTCACAAATCTTAAAAATAAAACAATTATTTTAGATAGAGTGACTGTTAATAGCAGTCACTTTTTCTATTCCAAAATTATAATTTACCATTTTAATAATTAAAGTAAAAATATATTATTCCTAATATCAGCTAAATGTAATTTGGATAAGAATATTAGAGAGAGTTACGAAATCTGACGCTAAAAATTCCGACGTGTTTGAGACGAAGTCGAGTTTCGGAATTTTAGTCAGATGAGTTTTACTCTCTCTTTATTCTTTGACATGGAATTTAGCTGATATTTAAAAGAAATAGAGATAACTTAACTTGACTAATAATCGCTAATGCAAAGGTACTTTGTCAAAAACTAGCGATATGCTAGATAATTGAGCTTAGTTAGATAAATTATAGTTTAGTAGAGAAAAAAATTAAATATAAAAATTTATCTTGAAAAAATATTTAGGAATGTTATAATAATTTTTTAGAACATATATATTTATAAAGGAGAAAAGACAATGGAAATCAATATAGTACTTATAATTGTAATAGCTATTATTGTAGGAGGGAGAATACTGTATAAATTTCAGCAGCATGAGAATAATTTTGATATAGATGATAAAATGTGTTTTTATTATAGATTTGCTGGAGATATAGAGTGGTTAAAAGTTCAATTAGAAAAATATAGATTTGAATCATTAAAATATCTATTTTCGTGTAAAACTAAGGAGGAGTCAGATTTCTATATTGCAATAGGTGAGATTGAAAATGAAATTACAGTAAGTTTTTATGCAACAGAATTTAATTATTCTAAAAAGAATGGAGTATCTTTGTTAATAGAGAACTTAAAATTAAATGAGGATCAATATGAAGAGCTGATTGAAAGCATGAAAGACACATATATGGAAGATAGAAAAAAAGATCATAATTTGATGGAAAAAAGTGCCTAAAATAAAAAGAAATTTTTATTGACATTTATAACCATATAACGTATATTAATGTTTGATATAAATTAAAAACAAAGGGAGTTGATAGAAGAGAAATGAAAAAGAAACAGGTAACACTTTTTTATGCACTGCTACCAGTAGTTTTCTTGGTAGTAACACTTTATTATTCTGTTCAAGTTGCAAAACTTGATGTGCATATTCCAATTTTTATCTCAGCTATTTTTGCAGCATTTGTAGCAAAAGTTTCTGGTTGTGCAACTTGGAATGAATTGGAAGACGGTGTCGTAGATACGATAAAGATGTCTATGAGAGCTATATTAATTCTAATGATAATTGGAATGGTTATTGGAAGTTGGATTTTATCAGGAGTAGTTCCAACAATGATATATTATGGACTAAAGATAATACACCCAACTGTATTTTTACCAGTTACTGTGGTTATATGTTCAATAGTATCTATAGCTACAGGAAGTTCGTGGAGTACTGCATCCACGGTAGGAATTGCATTGGTAGGAATAGGAGAGGGATTAGGACTTCCTAGACCAATAATAGCAGGGGCTATTATATCAGGAGCATATTTTGGAGATAAACTGTCCCCAATGTCTGATACAACAACATTAGCACCAGCTATGGCAGGCTCGAATCTGTTTGAACATATAAAACATATGCTATATACTACAGTACCAGCTTATACAATTACCCTTATTTCTTTTGTAATTTTAGGTTTGAAAAAAACATCAGGGGGAGAGGTTGATACTGCACAGATAAATGAAATACTAGATACTTTAGCTAAGGCTTTTAATATAAATCCATTTTTATTAATAATT is part of the Fusobacterium varium genome and encodes:
- a CDS encoding ABC transporter substrate-binding protein, whose amino-acid sequence is MKKMLLLLLGISMIAFGKEKSDIKIGVTQIMEHQSLDSARKGFIKALEKEGYGEKNIEYQNAQGDFGTAQIIANSFKNDNKDLILAISTPSAQAAYNATKEIPIIITAVTDAKSSGLVGENITGTSDAAPIYKQLEVAKKLLPQIKKVGVIYNTSEQNSQIQVEQVKEEGKKLGLEVVEAGITNVTDMAIGLDTLLPKVDILYTPTDNLVVSATPLVLEKANKAGKPVIGSVEDQVAQGALVTQGIDYEKLGYQTGEIAIRVLNGEKPNSIAIETLKETTLIINKKAAEKYNINMSNEILKDAKVY
- a CDS encoding ABC transporter permease gives rise to the protein MLLGTLEQSFIFAIMVLGVYLSYKILDFPDMTVDGSFPLGGAVASAILIKGGNPILALVVATICGALAGLITGMIHVKLKVTNLLAGIIVMTGLYSVNLRIMGKSNIPLFSVKHLFNGNMIPIVTLVILLILAKITIDYLLKTKFGFALKALGDNETLVISLGIDEKKLKIYGLMIANSFVALSGAILAQYQGFADVGMGTGTIITGLASIIIGEAIFKKRSFISMSITVILGTIIYRTIIAMSLKLGMNASDLKLITSILVVGIIFLKQKKSLLGRGGKKYA
- a CDS encoding ABC transporter ATP-binding protein, which codes for MLRIDNITKSFENELGEVKNVFNGLNLNIEQGDFISIIGSNGAGKSTLLDTITGNITPDSGKINIDGKDITDMPKHKRGSFISKVYQNPSVGTAPSMTVFENLSMADNKGKTFGFSLGLNKKRKEYYRSLLKELGLGIENQMDTEVKSLSGGQRQCLALIMATLNKPKVLLLDEHTAALDPKTSKIIMNKTREIVEKNRISTLMITHNLQDAINYGNRLIMLHNGEILLDVKGEEKRELTPEKLLKVFNREEIKIKDSELFSA
- a CDS encoding WYL domain-containing protein, translated to MKKIRVTVPEDIWRLMKNDVEEFGINNNKLCNYILERFKYNKKMDAEKLLETQGRPVKKIIQFDLNVSNREIYYDVLKANEVDVEAEYFRELFELYTSKFKYQRELFIFEDRVKMILEGIKEKKKIKIKYLSRVFNVEPYFIKREERGDENFLFCYDEEKKNYANFKLKELEIISILDEKIKGKDKKFIENMRKNFDPFFGNGNIVKVRLTEEGESLLKSFTNYRPKLLKKEGHIYFFEVANENAKIYFRQFSKEAEILEPKKLREEIRAEYLEILELYKD
- a CDS encoding FeoA domain-containing protein, translating into MLPLAFAELNKEVTIKDIRGTGCCKGQLLEKGFCIGKKLCVLKDGNGGVVVKMNNCKYALNFGLASKIIVDI
- a CDS encoding ferrous iron transport protein A; protein product: MKLCDLKNGERAKIVKIGRIGELKKRLVDMGVTAGEIIKLERNAPLGDPQEYIVKATGIAIRKEDAKNIEVEKIEG
- the feoB gene encoding ferrous iron transport protein B — translated: MIKIAFAGNPNVGKSALINAIAGSKLKVGNWPGVTVEKKEAVFIHKGEEIKLVDLPGVYSLSPYTLEEKITRDFILEENPDVVVNVIDSTNLERNLYLTFLLKELEKPMIMALNFYDEFAKLKYKLNMKEFQDMIEIPAIPVSALKGTGIEELLDSIITMSKNKEKGKKYSLPFDKNILSIIHEVEYKILTNEKLLPATKEYSKEFLAIKFLERDSHIIEKIKNKYGVDVTNLFNEEIEKLENKYDNDSETILAEGRYGTVNGILARTFTTSIKSRLDFTDKVDKILLNRVLGLPLFFLIMAGVMAFVFNGSAPFIDWVDGFFADFVGKYVGMLVEGTPDWLSSLIIDGIVGGVGGVLTFVPVMVFLYFFLAILEESGYMSRVAFLMDKIMRKLGLNGKSFVPMVVGFGCTVPAIYATRTLEDESSRKLTAAMSPFMSCGARLPVYGLFTAAFFGAKAGLVVVSIYIFGIVVAILVGLGLKNIKGFKSENKALLIELPPYRIPSLKVILNSTWLRVFDYIKRAGTVILGIMMILWALTYFPNNGDSNSSYIAKFGHTFAPIMKPTGFGDRWETVAAIPPSIAAKEVVVGFLAQALPLAEEAEAEEEVAETTFGEDLMEQVKGFGGAVKDSVVGMLSLDVEGLFTTPDAEEIEEEGRGIVQATANLWPNDDLAPLRAYSFMVFILLVVPCVATLGAIKHEFGWRYLGFVVSIMLVVPYVASTLVFQIGKLFF
- a CDS encoding FeoB-associated Cys-rich membrane protein; this encodes MKTIILIAIVAVIAFFALRSVYRMLTAKEGGCSCSCGSCKASGKCPTHKS
- the nhaC gene encoding Na+/H+ antiporter NhaC, encoding MKKKQVTLFYALLPVVFLVVTLYYSVQVAKLDVHIPIFISAIFAAFVAKVSGCATWNELEDGVVDTIKMSMRAILILMIIGMVIGSWILSGVVPTMIYYGLKIIHPTVFLPVTVVICSIVSIATGSSWSTASTVGIALVGIGEGLGLPRPIIAGAIISGAYFGDKLSPMSDTTTLAPAMAGSNLFEHIKHMLYTTVPAYTITLISFVILGLKKTSGGEVDTAQINEILDTLAKAFNINPFLLIIPVFVIGMVIMKVPAIPGLFIGSLIGAITAVFAQGASLKEALYSLHYGYVGNTGMPMVDELLTRGGLNSMMWTVSLILCAMTFGGIMEKSGMLGRIAQEILKFANTDGKLILATILTPIFVNNVAGDQYLSIVIPGRMFKESYEERGLAAKNLSRALEDSGTMSSPLVPWNTCGAFMMSALGVGPWVYVPYCFFNLISPILSVIYGFTGFTIEKIKKD